In Miscanthus floridulus cultivar M001 chromosome 8, ASM1932011v1, whole genome shotgun sequence, the sequence gggCTCAATCTTGACGGGTTCTGGGCCAAAACGGCAAAAGCCGCCCGGCCTAGCTCCCTTGCACGCGCGCTGCCcgcacccaggccacaacctaggcctgggccggcaaagccgcgCGGCCACGCGGGCCCGCCTAGGCCGGCCTTCGGTCTGTTGATTCTACGTCGTTCGATGGAGATCAACGGCTGAGCGCGTGTTTCGGATGATCAAAAGCGCACCGCGGCAAGTGCCCCCAAAACCCTAATTCAATTTTCATCGTCCCCTCCTCTCTCTTTAGCGCGCAGCCCGTCGCCTCCTCTCTCTTCGCTTTCCCCCGTACCCGAGTGAGATGCGGCGATGGTCGCCCGTGACGGCCCGAGGGAGATGGCGGCGGCGAGACCTCGCTCCACCCGCGTGGCCAGCCCCCCTTAACCCTAGCCACActctcctccctccccttctctcaCTTCAGCGCGCAGCGACCGAGAGCGAGAGCATAGTGGAGCTCAAGGTGGACGCGACACAGGGGATGGCGGCTCCGCTGTGGCACCCCTCGCCGGCGCACGCGTGCGGTCGGAGCCGCGCGCGGCACCGTCGAGCGGCACCACGGTGATGCCCTTTGGCCTGAGCTCGAGGCGGAGATcgtgcggcggcgctcctcccgtCCCGGCGGCTGGGGTTGACTTCCCGCGCGGCGTCCATGCGACGGCCGATGGTGGAGACGGAGCGGGCGGACCCCAGGTTGGAGCTCCTTCCCCTTGTCCGTTCACTCTCTTCTCCTTCCTCGTcgtgagttagggttagggttttgttaGGTAATCCGCCTTCCTAGCTCTTTCCCTTTCCCCTTTCCCTCTTCtgactttgaattttgttgtgttcTTCTCGGTTCTTTgccgattggggattagggttagggttagctaTTCATCTTCCCCGATGGAATTAGTGTTCGGGTTGATGCTTAGGGTTTGAGTTAGGGTTCAAACCCTCTGTCTCTTTGCGTCTTCTCCTTCCCCGGTCCCAGATCCGGCTGGTTAGTGTTTGACCAAACCCACTGTCTCGATCCAAATTGGATCTTTCTCATCTACTTCTAAATAGCTGCTACCTCTAACTAGATCTACAAACTAGCAACCACGGCCCTGGTACCATTGATAGCAAGTTCTAAACCTCTAgttgtagatctagcgggtaatgTCTTAATTAGATGGAGAAGCTTGGTCATGTACCTTGCCCTAAGGCAGTTGTAGCCATAGCGCCGCAATGATGTGGCCGTCGGCGGCACGGCATCGTAGTCGAACGTCGTGCGGTGGAGACGCGGTCCAGTGTCCCGGTGGTGGCACTGCAGAGGTGACAGTGAAGTCGGTGGTGGCTTCTCATCGCTGACAGCACCGTCTCTTGATCGGTTAGCGTTAGGGTTTCTTTGTCGGATGGTTGCGACGGCTTAGGTCAACCTTGTGGCTAGAGCCCCAACCCCACCTCCCTTTATGATGCTGTGCGACGGGgggccaccaaccatggagcggttgggcgcccccgatcaggacgctgATCCAAGGACCCAATGGGCCGTGGTGGAAATCAAACTTCCATCCTGCTACTCATTTTGAGTTTAATGTCCATATAGGTTATCTATTGGAGACCATCTAAGCAAAACCGGAAAACAGGATCGGTTAGATGCCATGCATGTCCAGCAAGCAAAGCGAACCAGAGCCGGCAAATGGATGGCATGCCGAGACCAGAGAGACGGCGAGCGGCGCACGGCCTTACCGCAAGTGGCCTCGCAGAGAACGGTTGGGTTCAGCTCAGGTCATTCTGGTGATCCACGATTCCATGCACAGAACGGCCGGCCAGGTTGCTTGTAACCTGACGCATCCTCTCTCCGCGGCTTCCGTTGCGAGCTCCGGCAAGTGGCCATCGTTACTTCGTCAGTGTAGGATTGCTCGCCACGTCGCCGAGTAGAGGAACCGAACGAAAGAGAAAAGACCTGCGTGGCGTGCGACGTGACGCGGACGCGCGGCGTTGCGGTGGTGGCGTGCAAGCAAACAAGCTTCGAGCGGTGGCCAAGCCAATGATGGATTGGAACGGGCAGGCAGATAGAGGAGGACTCCTGATGATGATGGCCTCGGCACTCCGAACTCGGCTTGCCGCTCTTGGGCTCCAAGAATCCCCTATAAATCCGTCCCCTCTCCCCGATGTCAGTAGTCGGTCACTATCAGCTTGCGAGGAGAGGAAAAAGGTCGTCTTCTCCAATCCTTTGGTTGTCTTGCCAGTGGCTTTCCGCGCAATCCTTGGCTGACTCGACGGTCGTTTGATGCGTTGTCGTCATTTCTTGATGCTTCTCCTCTTCGCGCTTGTCATCAGGTATTAAAAGGTCTGGTGGTGCTGAAGGCTTTCGCTAATGCGGTGGGTGTCCATCGACTGAGTGGGTGGTGGGTACTGGGTACTGAGCGGTTCTTGCAAGAAAGGGGTCATGGCGCGAGCGCCGAGCGTGCCCGCGGCGACGGCAGTAGGGATCGTGGTGCTGCTGGCAGCCGCCGCCGACTTCCGCGGCGCGGAAGCGAAATCGTGCACGAATGCGTTCCCGGGATTGACCTCGTCGCACACGGAGCTCGCGGCGGCGCAGCTGCGGCCAGGGCCGCCGGCGACGGCGCTCCAGCCCGtcgtccacggccacggccacgaccacgaccacgaccacgaccacgaccacggaCACGAGCAGCACCTCACCCCGACCGACGAGTCCACCTGGATGTCGCTCATGCCACGGCGGGCGCTGCAGCGCGAGGCGGCGTTCGACTGGCTCATGCTCTACCGCAAGCTCCGGggagccaccaccgccaccgccggcgGCGCGCCGCGGCCCCGGGCCGCGGCTGGGGCGTTCCTCTACGAGGCGTCCCTGCACGACGTGCGGCTGGAGCCGGGCAGCCTGTACTGGCGAGCCCAGCAGACCAACCTGGAGTACCTGCTCCTCCTGGACGTCGACCGCCTCGTCTGGAGCTTCCGCAAGCAGGCCGGCCTGACGGCGCCGGGGACTCCCTATGGCGGGTGGGAGGGCCCTGACGTCCAGCTCCGCGGACACTTCGTTGGTGCGCCGCCGGATCTCCGTTTGGCTTCGATTTGTAGCATTTACCCAGAACAACCACGCAGCTAGACTGAATTTTCAATGTCTTGACATTGTTCTTTTCAGGGCATTACCTGAggaaaaaattgcaaaaatgacGCTTGAAAGATTGACTCATTGACTATGATGACACTCgggtggatgacaagtgggtccatctGTGTCTATGAATGTGGGTCCAGTGTCAAATCTGCAAACGACCGATGTTTCGAGTCCTATTTTTGCAAATCACGACTTGAGTGCTACTGCAAAGATGTGGGCTAGCACACACAATGATACTCTCAATGCAAAAATGTCATCGACGCGCTCTCCGATTGCCAGAAGAAGATGGGCACAGGGTACCTGTCGACCTTCCTGTCAGAGTTCTTCGATTGGATTGAGGCCATCAAGCCTGTCTGGGCTCCTTACTACACAATCCACAAGGTGAACTGGTGAAGGGGTGTTTCCATTGCTACTTCTTGATTAATATGTAAATGTCAAGTTGAGTGAATTTAATTTCCGGTTTGCAGATTATGCAAGGCCTTCTTGATCAGTACACAGTGGCTGGGAATTCCAAGGCTCTTGACATGGTGGTAAAGATGGCTGATTATTTCAGTGACCGCGTGAAGAATGTCATACAGAAATATAGCATTGAGAGGCACTGGGAGTCTCTCAATGAGGAGACTGGTGGTATGAATGATGTTCTCTACCAGCTCTACACGATAACGGTAAGATTTGCTGTTTGTTACAATTGTAGCATAGATTAATATAGTTATGTCTAGCTGATATGCTTCCTTTCTATTAATTGGGCAGAATGATCTGAAGCATTTGACACTAGCTCATCTCTTCGAtaagccatgctttcttgggCTGCTTGCAGTTCAAGTATGCTGAACACTGATCAGGTTTCCTAATTGTGAATCTTCAGCTGTTTGGTGATAGGTAGGGATTATTCATGTCTAATTTACAATAAATGAACTTAACCAGCTTCGTCTTTAACAGGGCCGTCCCACAAATTTCATGGGCCCTTAGGCCAGTAAGACACTAAGGGCCCGACAATGTAATATTTGAATAGGACGATTAAAGTATATTAACTTGTAGCATATATTTAATTCTTCTTGAAAAGGTAACAGTACATCAAACAAGATAAAAAACGGCAAAATAATTATGATGGTTACCTCAAATAAAACTACGGTAATTTTCCTCCCCTCAGCACCTTCATTAGCATCAACACCTTCATTAGCATCAGCTTGCGCATCTAAATTTTCCTCCCCTATAGCACCTTCATTGGCATCAGCTTGTGCATCTAAAATATGCTCGTCTGTACCACCATCATTGCCATCAGCTTGTGCGATTATTGGTTGCATTGATCAGGTTCCTGCCCCTGATCTTGACTGACTTCGGCATTTCTTGATGTTGGAAAAAACCTATGCAACGCACCCTTTTGCGATTCTCTGGATTGAAGTTcttgttttctttctttccttttttgagCACCAGACTTATGTTTCTTTGGCAACATCTAACATGATAAAAAAATATTGAATTACAAATCAAATCCCTGAAGCCTAGCCCTATCCCCATAAACAGGTATTGATCTGTACACTAAAGTACTGAACTGCaattaaattgatttatttatttaagaGGCCTGATACCTTTGCCGACTTGCCGTTTCCGTGAAGAGGGACGCCGCACCGCAGTGCCACGCCGCCACGCCGGAGGGACGTCCGTGCTCGCGCTCGCGCCTGGCCCTAGCACGCCGACACCGTCACGCAGTCCGCAAACACGCACTCACGATCAAGAATGAGAATACGAGCGACCGCCGCCAATTGGTACGCAGGTCTATTGGTACGCACTGTTGCCTTGCCGACGTATAGGCTGATAGCATCTACTATACAATATACACATGGGTACCCTCGTGGGCCCCCAGCCTCATGGGCCCATGGGCATCGCACATGCTGCCCACCCCCATAGGACGGGCCTGGTCTTTAACTATGTTAAGACCTTTGATTACTAACTTCAATCTAATCGTTTTATCATCTGGTGGTCACTGCAATACTACATGTCTATACATCAAACACATTTTTAATTATGCCACCACCCTACTGGTATTATCATGAAAACTGAACTTGGTTCCTAGTACTAGACTTTATCGATGGATTTAAACTAATGTTCCTCTTGAAGGATTTTCATTAGAGTGATAACCTTCGTTTGTATGTGTTTCATTTCAGGCTGACAGTATTAACCTGCTTTCATTCCAACACACACATTCCAGTTGTCATTGGTGCGCAAATGAGGTATGAAGTTACAGGAGACCCTCTTTACAAggtaaaattcaattaaatcttatTACTAGAGAGTTGACGTTCTTATCAGTTTCGATTATGATGCTGGTACTGTTCATAGGGGTAACAAGTAGACTATTTTACTTTCTTCCCATAGAAGTATACTTGTTGGCTTAAGAAAATCAAAGATATGCATAACTCTTGCTGTTATTTGTAAATTTTTGAGTGTCTACGACTCTGCATCTGAAGAAGTACCAACTTGTCTTCTTTTTCTCATTGGTTCTGTGCCATTTGGGTGAAGCTGACCATAAGCCTCATTTTGAAACAGCAAATTGCGTCATTCTTTATGGATACAATAAATTCTTCTCATAGCTATGCAACTGGTGGTACATCTGCTGGTGAATTCTGGTATAACTTCTAGGTGCCTGATTTACTGATGTCCATAGTATATAGACAACTATATTTCAGAAGGAACTTATGCTCTTAGCTGCTTTTCAGGACTGATCCAAAGCGTTTAGCTGGGACTCTGAGTACTGAGAATGAGGAATCTTGCACCACCTACAACATGCTTAAGGTTGACAATCATCAAACCACCTAAAACATATATTCCCTTGTTTAGATTTGTGTCGTATGCAGCCTATGTGCAGATTTCTCGCAACCTAGtcagatggacaaaggaaatagCATATGCAGATTACTACAAAAGGGCATTGATAAATGGTGTTTTGAGCATTCAAAGGGGGACAGATCCTGGTGTGATGATTTACATGCTACCACAGGCCCCTGGACACTCTAAGGCTGTGAGTTATCATGGTTGGGGTACAAAGTACGATTCATTCTGGTGTTGTTATGGGACAGGTAATATAAAAAATCACCAACATCTATCTCTGCTGACTTGATGTGATCATTCCACAGTAATTGGCTGTGCTTGATTTCAGTCAACTGTTCCTCTTATTTTGATTCCATAAGCTGAAGGCATGTCTAGCCCCTTCATTTTTAACCTCTTTACTTTATGTCTGTTAAAATTGGGGTTGCAATTATTTTCGAGCTTATTGTTTGTTTCAAAATATTATGATTTCCATCTGCAGGTATAGAATCCTTTTCaaaacttggtgattctatttaCTTTGAGGAGAAAGGAGATTCGCCTGCACTCAATATCATTCAGTACATACCAAGTACTTACGACTGGAAAGCAGCTGGGCTTACTGTTACTCAGAAAATCAAAACCCTCAGCTCTTCTGACCAGTATCTTCAAATTTCACTCTCCATTTCTGCAAAGGTTATTATTTTCAATTCTGTATATGTTAAATTCAGATAAAACATGTGCAGTCAGCGCATTTGTTTTCTATTTGTTCAGACAAAAGGTCAGACTGCCAATTTGAATGTTAGAATTCCATCATGGACATTTGCTGATGGTGCAGGAGCAACTTTAAATGACAAAGATTTGGGGTCGATATCTCCAGGTAAAATCATTCTGTTGTCTAACTGTTCAAATTCCATCATTACCTGATCTGATTCTGTGGGCAGGATCTTTCCTATCAATCACCAAACAGTGGAACTCAGATGATCACATAGCACTACGCTTTCCCATCAGGTTGAGGACTGAATCAATTAAAGGTAACTCATGAAGCTTCACCTAATCCAAGATTGAAGGACGAATTGGTTAACTTATCTCATACATTATATTTCATCATGATAACCAGTGGTTGTAATAAAATACATAGAACGCTCGTAGAAGTAACAGATTTTGCTCCCATGTGTGCTAATATTTAGATTTTTGTATAGCGAGAATCTTGATCTGAATATTAACTGCTAGCTATCCCTTCAGATGACAGACCGGAGTATGCATCCCTTCAAGCAGTCGTGTTTGGGCCATTTGTTCTTGCTGGCCTATCCACCGGTGACTGGGATGCAAAAGCTGGCAATGGCAGTGCAATTTCAGATTGGATCACTACTGTCCCTCCAGCACACAACTCACAGCTGGTAACCTTTACACAAGTATCAAATGGGAAAACATTTGTCCTCTCAAGAGCAAATGGGACCCTGACAATGCAAGAGCGACCTGAAGTCGATGGCACTGACACCGCCATCCATGCGACATTCAGGGCACACCCTCCGGACTCAACAGCGCTGCATGACATCTAAAGAACAACCTTGAAGGGAGCTTCCATTCTGATCGAACCATTTGACTTGCCAGGAACTGTGATCACCAATAACCTCACTCTATCTGCACAGAAGAGCACAGATTCCCTCTTCAACATAGTGCCCGATCTTGATGGAAACCCTAACTCGGTTTCCCTTGAGCTCGGGACCAAACCAGGATGCTTTTTGATGACAGGCATGAATTACTCTGCGGGGACGAAGATTCAAGTCAGCTGCAAGAGTTCCCTTCAGAGCATTGGTGGGATACTCGAGCAGGCGGCGAGCTTCTCGCAAACTGACCCATTAAGGCAGTACCACCCAATCAGCTTTGTTGCGAAGGGGATGACCAGGAACTTCCTCCTTGAGCCATTGTACAGTTTGAGGGACGAATTCTACACGGTTTACTTCAACATCGGGGCCTGAGTCCTGAAACTTGCACTTGCAGTAGAAATAATACAGAATAAATAATGGGCGGCCTTTTTCTTCTCATACACAGTAGCTTAGAACAGCCAATGAAAGAGTAAATGAGTTGTTTCATGTGTATCCCTCGCATATATTCACTTATGTGAAACCACTTTATTATGCAATACCAAGCAATTCATACCCCGTTTCTTCGACCATTTGTTAAGGAAGTTATTTGTGGATGATGTGGAAACTTTTTATTAAGTAACGAAGTTATTTTTGCTGATGACTACACCATTGATGAGTAACTGAAGGTGCTGCTAAAATGTTTCATCCTGCAGTGCTCTGTTGTCTCATGAATCATGGCTGCTATCTGACTTGTGGCAGGGTAAAAAAATGCCATTTGGGTGTCTGATTTGCATCTAGATAACCCCTGGTTAAGGCTGAGCATTGCAACTGTTTTCATCAGGCAGTTCTATAGTATACCGAACGTAGTTAACAACTAGGTCCATAAAATACGTCCTACAGATACAGAGATGGGAGGACGACAAAGCTGAGATCCTATCCATTCTCCCATAAACAACGAAGGAATCTCACGGCGATCTGACTTCTCTATCATTGCCTGTATTCTTTATATCGCCGCAGCTGAACACCCGGCAGAAGAGTTGCTCAATGTTCCCATCATGTCTAAAGAGACCCACCCACAAATTGAGGGAGGAAAATATTTCATGCCCAGCACAAGAATATTATTTCGTACAAATCATTATCTTCTTTGCAAGTGACAATCATACAAAAAACAAGTTGTTTAGACTTGTTCCAATTCTTTGCAGGTGACAATCATACAAAACAAATTACGCGTGTTCCAATCACATGTTGAAAGGCGAGTTGCATGTTCCCATTGTACACGCTAGAATGAGATTCCAGAATATGAAATGTCCCTTTGCAGCCTTCCTTGAGAATTCAATTTGCCTAGTGTCAACATTCACCAAGAAATTGTGCTTGTAGCAGACTGTGTAATGCAGATTCAGCATACCCAACCACCAAGCTGCATCCTGATACAAAATCACAGCTCTGGAACAAGTATGATTTTGAAATGCAGTGTTCATCAACAAGAATCCTAGTTCATTGCACCCTTGAATCTACATCCCCTGTAACAGCTAAATAAATGCAAGTAGGTTGCTTCCTCAGAGAACAAGGAGCAAGATCAGTTGATTGGTCAATAGCTTCACATATGAAATAACATAACATGAAGCGAGCACTGGCCTGGGAACCACCATGATCCCCTCTCAGCTTCTAGTCCTCTGAATGAAATAGCAAGTGCACAATAATTCAATGCAAAGCGGTTAACTGAATGTTATATTCAGCTGGAATATCACCAAAAAAAATAGAACCAGAAAATATACTGGTAAGAAATATGGCAGACAATTGCTGATTACTATTACTGATTGGAATTTAACACGCATGAGACAATAGTACATTACAGAGCTACCTAAATGGGAATGCCACAATACCGACCCGAAACCACCATGAATAACTGAATAAGCTTACACGACATAGCCAACACGCAAACCATTTTGGACTCGACTGGGGATGAATTCTTGCAGCTGCCAGGATGCTGTGTGCATCACAGTATTGAACCTCAGGGGATTTGACAGCAGACAAGAATGGGAAGTTCAATGATAAAGCAGCAAAGATGCATGATGAACTCTTGCAGATCGCAACCATTTCGCTCCCCCAATGCCTGCCTCAGATCTTGTCAAGCTTCTCTGCCTTCACCACAGGATTGGCCTTGGCAATCGCATCCCTAGCTGCAGTTCGATAGTCGAACTGGCAGTCATGTTTGTCAGAGTAGCGGTGCACCGAACAGTACATGTTCCCGCATCGGCAGTTAAATCCCGTCAACCCAACACGCTTCCTGCAGGTTGCGCACCTGTTTGGGCCTTCCTTGGCCTTCGAGATTACAGCAGCAGCCTCGCTGGTTTCAGCTACATGCATAGGCTGCACAACAATAGTCTTCTCCTCAACTTGAGGAACTGCCACATCTACAGTTGCAGCAATTACAGGTCCTTTCCCACCATCACCGCCATTGACAATGCTATCAAAAGAGGAGGCAGCCAGCTGGGCCTGCTCCTGCTTCATTATCATCTCCTTGTGGCACTTGGAGCACATGTTCATGGTGGCGGCGCTGCCAAAGAAACCGCAGTTATTGATGCATAGGATTGGGCCCTCCGGCTGCTGGCAGCCCGCCTCCTTGTGTTCCATCACTGACTATAAGCTGCGCATTAAACAATCAATGCCATCTTAGGAAATATCAATCGTGGTAGACGAAACAAGATCCTAATTTTTAGGAAGATAAGTCACTATCGCAAAATATGCTGCGCAAATACAGATCAAACCAACTTTTTAAACGAATCAGAGCAATATATCAAATTCGAATCTCTacaaaaacataaaaaaaaaatccccaaGGATGTAAATCGAGAACAGCGCGCACCAAATCTGCCGCATAATTTAACAAATCCACCGCTTACAACTACATACACACGATTTCCACCATAATAGAGCACTTAAATCACTAGTCACTAGCTATTAACAGCGCTATAAACTTTTGAAAAATCAGGCAAA encodes:
- the LOC136475967 gene encoding zinc finger A20 and AN1 domain-containing stress-associated protein 4-like, whose protein sequence is MEHKEAGCQQPEGPILCINNCGFFGSAATMNMCSKCHKEMIMKQEQAQLAASSFDSIVNGGDGGKGPVIAATVDVAVPQVEEKTIVVQPMHVAETSEAAAVISKAKEGPNRCATCRKRVGLTGFNCRCGNMYCSVHRYSDKHDCQFDYRTAARDAIAKANPVVKAEKLDKI